Proteins co-encoded in one Xanthomonas campestris pv. badrii genomic window:
- a CDS encoding YaeQ family protein, whose product MALTATVRRAELQISDMDRGYYANHSLTLAQHPSETDERLMVRLLAFALFADDRLEFGRGLSNDDEPDLWRRDYTGDPDLWIDLGQPDESRVRKACNRSREVVVIGYGGQATETWWKKHANAMGRHRNLRVIELESQATEALGALIQRGMRFDVIIQDGEVQMLADHGSVTLTPMVRQAPAE is encoded by the coding sequence ATGGCCCTCACCGCCACCGTCCGCAGGGCGGAACTGCAGATCAGCGACATGGATCGCGGCTATTACGCCAACCATTCGCTGACCCTGGCCCAGCACCCTTCCGAAACCGATGAACGGCTGATGGTGCGGTTGCTGGCGTTCGCGCTGTTCGCCGACGACCGGCTGGAATTCGGCCGCGGCCTCAGCAACGACGACGAGCCGGACCTGTGGCGGCGCGACTACACCGGCGACCCCGACCTGTGGATCGACCTCGGCCAGCCCGACGAAAGCCGCGTGCGCAAGGCCTGCAATCGCTCGCGCGAGGTGGTGGTCATCGGCTACGGCGGCCAGGCCACCGAAACCTGGTGGAAAAAGCATGCCAACGCCATGGGCAGGCACCGCAACCTGCGCGTGATCGAGCTCGAATCGCAGGCCACCGAGGCGCTGGGCGCGTTGATCCAGCGCGGCATGCGCTTTGACGTGATCATCCAGGACGGCGAAGTGCAGATGCTGGCCGACCACGGCAGCGTCACCCTGACCCCGATGGTGCGGCAAGCGCCGGCCGAATGA